In Brachypodium distachyon strain Bd21 chromosome 2, Brachypodium_distachyon_v3.0, whole genome shotgun sequence, one genomic interval encodes:
- the LOC104583287 gene encoding uncharacterized protein LOC104583287 has protein sequence MQLHLLQPYTTAAFCFNCKDRMFREQLCQKRRQPTRTHSKECMSPLRAMKPLEDTPKRSTSQLIEAIKKKSKTGGSACNDNSKKIADDIAPCSPAATKLSMEAAMVDLIMRSDNVDCAESKILLGVISTSPPCKRRIKVGTFAPSPWSEGYIHPKPDGDIMVSLMEWCGDAPPHYLKMPWVITEFPRYISATGKEVHQQLIGTHVLDFELCDLLVRRLTQLDTRMEPTSSRMRWRHLLESDFSVCAIAENDITSIISIQQQFIGDEVTYNMSCTRMFAVPSFIEQSWSAYMFDMKEEVIHVLDPLGLHLQSPAIKELHAHSANVIQDKLFDCFDKYYENWKPKKNKWPHVYPVLTNDKFSKNQSGLCMLHCVRNYNGDELEQPLTLNGYSRLQHTFLHEILTMKNNKARLPIHILKIIDPPNVRQV, from the exons ATGCAACTTCATCTCCTCCAGCCATATACCACCGCGGCATTCTGCTTCAACTGCAAAGACAGAAT GTTCCGGGAACAGCTCTGTCAAAAGAGGAGACAACCAACACGAA CTCATAGCAAGGAATGTATGTCACCCTTGCGTGCAATGAAACCTCTAGAGGACACACCCAAGAGATCAACATCACAGTTGATTGAAGCAATCAAGAAGAAATCAAAGACTGGTGGCTCAG CTTGTAATGACAACTCTAAGAAAATAGCAGATGACATTGCACCATGTTCTCCAGCTGCCACAAAATTATCCATGGAAGCTGCCATGGTAGATTTGATTATGAGATCAGACAACGTAGACTGCGCTGAGAGTAAGATACTGCTTGGTGTAATTTCTACTTCACCTCCTTGCAAACGTCGAATCAAGGTTGGTACATTCGCACCCTCACCTTGGTCGGAAGGATACATACATCCTAAACCAGATGGTGACATCATGGTTTCTCTTATGGAATGGTGTGGTGACGCGCCCCCACACTACTTGAAAAT GCCGTGGGTAATCACTGAATTTCCTCGCTACATCTCAGCCACTGGCAAGGAAGTACATCAACAACTTATTGGAACCCATGTTCTTGACTTCGAATTGTGTGATCTCCTGGTAAGGAGGTTAACACAATTAGATACCAGGATGGAACCCACTAGCAGCAGGATGCGTTGGCGTCATCTCCTTGAGAGTGATTTTTCTGTAT GTGCGATAGCAGAAAATGACATCACATCTATCATATCAATCCAGCAACAATTCATTGGCGACGAGGTTACCTACAACATGTCGTGCACCAGAATG TTTGCCGTGCCTTCATTCATTGAGCAATCCTGGTCTGCCTACATGTTTGACATGAAGGAAGAGGTTATTCATGTACTTGATCCATTGGGGCTGCATTTACAATCACCAGCAATTAAAGAATTGCACGCTCATTCTGCTAACGTCATCCAAGATAAGCTCTTCGATTGCTTTGACAAGTATTATGAAAATTGGAAACCAAAGAAGAATAAGTGGCCTCATGTTTATCCAGTGTTGACGAATGACAAGTTTAGCAA GAATCAGAGTGGATTGTGCATGCTACATTGTGTCCGCAATTACAATGGGGATGAATTGGAGCAACCACTCACACTG AATGGTTACTCAAGGCTCCAACATACATTTCTTCATGAAATCCTCACCATGAAGAACAACAAGGCCAGGCTCCCCATCCACATACTAAAGATCATTGATCCGCCAAACGTGAGACAAGTGTAG